The Candidatus Eremiobacteraceae bacterium region GCGTCGGCAGAAGATGGTAAGGCGAAAAAATGGCGGAACAATTCATAGGTCCCGTCAATCAAATATACCTGCACGCGTTACCTTGGCCTTGTGGCATCGTCCGCGGCGTCACAGAAGCCGGTCTAACATCGAAACAGACATGATTCCGGCGCCGCATATTTGAGCGGCGGCGGACACCGGGTGACATGGAATCGCCGCCGCCGAGGCCGGCGCTCGATTCGCACACGCAACGATAGCGAACACTGAGCTAAGGTGAACGACGATCAGAAATACGAACCGCAGCCTCGAACAGCGCGAAGCCCCGCCGGTCCGTGCTCGACCTCGGATACAGTCGCGCGTCATGGCTTGGGGGAGCGCTTCATAAGCCGAGCGACTCTCTCGTGCGACCGTGAGATCACTTCGTGGAGCATCACGCCTGCCAGCGGTACGACGCTGTCCACCCAAATCCCGGCGTTGAACGCTACGAGTCCGAGCGTCAGTGTTCCGATCGCGATGGCAGCGACGACGACCGCCAACGCGTATGCAGGCGGCACGAGCGCGAACACGAGGCTCACAAATAGTATCAGCGCGATTTCAAGCGCATACCGCCCCACGACCCCCGGCTCCCGAAGCACATCTCCACGCTCGAGCGAATTCACCTCGTTGATCAAGACGAGCGAGCCCGGCATTTCGCCTATCGGCGTGCGATGCACGTCGAGCGGGTCCCAGCTCGAGCCGATCACGACGATGCGGTCCTGGAGAGCCGCGCCGGCCGATGAGTCTTGAGTGATAGAACCGGCCGGCACGACTTCGCCGAGCATAGAGCCGCGAACAGCCTCATTTGAACCATCCCATGAAATCCGATACACGATGCGGCGCTGCAAGCCGCGCTCCGTCAGGATCAGAGAATGCGGTGGATTCCCGATCCCAGTCAACTCGTTTTCAAGCGATCGGTTTGATTGCGGCGCCAGGCCGCTGACTTGCGCACATGCGGACTGGTGCGGTTGCACGGCATCGCGGATCTCCGAGAGGGGCAGTCGTTGCTCCGCGACCGCGAGCAGTACGATGGACGGAGTCAGGACGGACGCGCCATGGGCGCTGCACGAATCCTCCCATAAACGCCACCGGCGAACCATCCCATCCGGGTCGTGATCCGTAGTGACCGCTCCCCATTGCACGTGACCGGCGGTCTTCCAGGGGTCATCGGGCGACGTGCCCAGCGGCTGGTCGAGGAAAGACCATCGAGCGACGTTCACCCGCCCTGCTTGCCCAGGATATGCGTTCTCAACACCGTCATCAAAAGCGCGCACGAGTAGGATTGGCGGGGAGCACGCTCCCGGACAGCGGCTATATTTTTGAAGGACGCGTACGAGCGCCTCGTCCGAGCGGCTCGGGGTCGAAAAATCGACGTCGACGACCACTGCGCGCGGTTCGTGCTGCATTGCGAAGTCGATGAGAGCCGCCAGCTTGTCGCGCCGCGTCACAAGCGGTTCACCCCACTCGCGATACGTCTTCTCATCGACGTCGACCCATGCGATCTCGGACGCGCTATCCACACCCTTGAGCTTGTCCATTTGCCAGTTGATCAGGCCATCTTGGAGCGTGGCAACAGCCGCGTTCTTCTGCACGAATGGCAGCTCAAGAACGAACATCAGCACGAGTCCGATCGCTACGTTGATCGCGAAATGCCGGAGGAAGCGCGTCCAGCGCGCGCCGGCATGAGTCGAAGGAGTCGCCAGATAGACACTCCCGGGTCGAAGACGCCCGACGCAGCGGCATTGGCGGCCCGTATCAGGTTTCCCGCCGCTTCGAAAGGACAGCACACTTAAGGGGTTCAATACACGCGCGTCATGCGTTTCACTGCGCGCGTCGTTATGTTTTGCCTGACCACGCTCAGCGTGCTCATGTCGACGGTGCCAAGCGTCGCAGATTCGCCGAGTCCGGCGCCCGCGGCGAGCCTCGCGCCTGCTGAGAATCCTGCGCCGACGGCCACGTCGGTCGATCAATCAGCGTTTTACGGAGTCACGCCGCGATCGTACGATCAAATACCTTATCCTGATTTCAATTTCTTTATCGGATTCGGCGGCGCAAGACACATCAGCGATTTTCCTCCGCCGCCGACCTTCATGCCGCTGTGCTCGGTCTCGGGGATATCCTCGCCCGACGGCCTCCTAAAAGGAGTGACCGACCTCAAGGGGACCGATCTTGAGATCACGAGCGACGTGACGGTCGCGTACCGCGACCTGGATGATCTGCTCTATCGGTTGCGCGCGTGCGACTACTATATGTCGATCTACGCGTGGAACACGCGAAAGATCTCGCACGACGAGATATTCAATTTCTCTTGGCAGATCGGATGCAACTCCTTCGAGAACGAGCACTCGGCGACGGCGCTGTCCGGCGCGGCGTATCCCCTGTTGTCGACTACCGGGACCCCCGAGCAGCGCAAGCAAGCGCTCGCCAAATTCCTCTTCAAGTACTACGACCAATATGCCGACCTTTTTGAACGCGTCCAATCTTGCTCGGAGATCGTCAACAATCTGACGTACGGTGCGAATAAGCGGCGTTTCTTCTGTAACTACGGCGGCTTCATGGGCGCCGTGTTGACCGCAAGCGCAATAGCGTTTGGCAAGCACTGGGGCGGCTCGAGCAGCTCCACGCAGGCCCAAGTGCAAGCCCTCGGCACCGTGATGCTCGCATTGCCGGGGCTGTGTCAGAACTTCGGCGCTTCACCCGCCAAAGGCAAGGGCTGACCTAGTCCGTCGCTTCGACCAGCAGGAAGCGCAGCGGCTGCACGTTGGGATACGTGTCGGGCGCCGTTGCGAGCTGCTGATATGCAGCGAGGTTCCACTCGTGGTGCGGCCCCTTTTTCGCCAGCATCCCCGCGGAGAGCGGAACGCTGAGGCTCGCGGGGAGGTGCTTGAGCTCCTCTTGTTCGTCGTCTGAAAGCTGCGGTATCGCGTTGTCAGCGACGATATCGAACGTTCCCGTCGCCTTTGCGCCCGAACTGTCCACGATCTCGACCCTATAGGTTCCCGGG contains the following coding sequences:
- a CDS encoding CHASE2 domain-containing protein → MFVLELPFVQKNAAVATLQDGLINWQMDKLKGVDSASEIAWVDVDEKTYREWGEPLVTRRDKLAALIDFAMQHEPRAVVVDVDFSTPSRSDEALVRVLQKYSRCPGACSPPILLVRAFDDGVENAYPGQAGRVNVARWSFLDQPLGTSPDDPWKTAGHVQWGAVTTDHDPDGMVRRWRLWEDSCSAHGASVLTPSIVLLAVAEQRLPLSEIRDAVQPHQSACAQVSGLAPQSNRSLENELTGIGNPPHSLILTERGLQRRIVYRISWDGSNEAVRGSMLGEVVPAGSITQDSSAGAALQDRIVVIGSSWDPLDVHRTPIGEMPGSLVLINEVNSLERGDVLREPGVVGRYALEIALILFVSLVFALVPPAYALAVVVAAIAIGTLTLGLVAFNAGIWVDSVVPLAGVMLHEVISRSHERVARLMKRSPKP